The stretch of DNA TGATGGTGTTCGCCGCGAGCCGTTGGGCTCGCCCGTCGAGTGGAACGAGGAGGAAAGCTATTTCTTCCGCCTGTCCGCCTATCAGGACAAGCTGTTGGCGCTTTATGAAAACGATCCCGGTTTCGTCATGCCGTCAGAACGCCGCAATGAGATCATGAGTTTCGTCAAATCGGGCCTGCGCGATCTGTCGATTTCGCGCACCACCTTTGACTGGGGCGTAAAAGTTCCGGGCAACGAAAAGCATGTCATGTATGTCTGGGTCGATGCGCTGACCAACTACATCACCGCTGCCGGTTACCCCGACACGTCGAGTGAACAATGGGATTTCTGGCCCGCAAACGCGCATATTATCGGCAAGGATATCGTGCGTTTTCACGCTGTCTACTGGCCTGCGTTTCTGATGTCGGCGGGCCTGCCGCTGCCAAAGCGCGTCTTTGCGCACGGTTTTCTGTTTAACCGCGGCGAGAAAATGTCGAAATCGGTCGGCAATGTCATCGATCCGTTTGAACTGGCCGAGCGTTACGGTCTTGACCAGTTGCGCTATTTCTTCCTGCGTGAGGTGCCATTCGGGCAGGATGGCAGCTATAGCCACGAAGCCATTGTCAACCGTACCAATGCCGATCTCGCCAATGACCTCGGCAATCTCGCGCAGCGCTCTCTGTCGATGATCGCCAAGAATTGCGAAGGAAAGGTACCTGAGCCGGGCGCATTCACGGCAGAAGACAAGGCTATTCTCGATCAGGGAATGCAAGCGCTTGAAACCGCATGCAAAGCCATGGATGATCAGGCACTACATCAGGCGCTGGGCGCGATCTTTGCCGTTGTCGCTGAAGCCAATCGTTACTTTGCGGGGCAGGAGCCTTGGGCGCTGCGCAAGACCGATTTCGAGCGCATGGGCACTGTGCTTTATGTGACGGCGGAAGTCATTCGTCGTGTCGCCATCATGGTGCAGCCGTTCATCCCGCAATCTGCACAAAAGCTGCTGGATATTCTGGCAATTCCGGCGGACAAGCGGCTGTTTGCCGATGTGACTGCGAGCCCGCTTGCAGGTGGCACGCAATTGCCCGCGCCTCAGCCGATCTTCCCGCGCTATGTGGAAACCGAAGAACAGAACTGAGTTGATCATGCTTGTCGATAGCCATTGTCATCTCGACTTTGCCGAATTCGAACCGGAGCGCGATGACATCGTGCGCCGTGCGCTCGATGCTGGCGTCAAGCGTATGGTGACCATCTCCACCCGCGTGCGGCAGTTCGACAAGATTCTTGCCATCGCGGAAAACTATGAGTCCGTCTATTGCTCGGTCGGCACTCATCCCAACAACGCGCATGAGGAACTCGATATCACTGCCGATGATCTGGAGCGGTTGAGTGCGCATCCCAAAGTGGTCGCCATAGGTGAGGCGGGGCTTGATTATCATTACGATTACGCCCCACCCGCAGCACAGCGTCAGGGGTTTCTGACCCACATAGAGGCTTCACGGCGCACGCAATTGCCGCTGGTCATCCATGCCCGCAGTGCGGATGATGATATGGCGGAAATATTGCAACATGAAACCGCCAAGGGTCCTTTTCCCTTCATCCTGCATTGCTTTTCGTCTGGTCGCGCACTGGCTGAAAAAGGCATCGCACTCGGCGGCTATATTTCCTTCTCCGGCATTTTGACGTTTAAAAACTCGCCGGAAATCAGGGAAATCGCAAGCATTGTGCCGCATGAGCGTTTGCTGGTTGAAACCGATGCGCCGTTTCTCGCACCCTTGCCGCATCGCGGAAAGCGCAACGAACCATCCTTCGTGCCGCATACGGCGCGTGTGCTGGCCGAGACGATTGGTGTCGGCGCCGACGACATTGCCCGCATCACCAGTGATAATGTGTTCCGGCTGTTTTCCAAAATGCCGCGACCATCCGGAGATACAGCCAATTGAGCACGCCGCGTGATTGCCTGCGTTTTACGGTTCTGGGCTGCGGTTCCTCTCCCGGTGTCCCGCGCATCAATGGTGATTGGGGCAACTGCGATCCCAAAAATCCAAAAAACCGCCGCCGTCGCGCGGCCCTCCTGGTCGAGCGGTTTGACGCGTATGGTAATCAGACCACGGTAGTGATCGATACCGGGCCAGATTTCCGCAGCCAGATGATCGATGCCAATGTTCATGCGCTGGACGCTGCAATCTATACCCATCCCCATGCCGATCATA from Brucella sp. BE17 encodes:
- a CDS encoding TatD family hydrolase, which gives rise to MLVDSHCHLDFAEFEPERDDIVRRALDAGVKRMVTISTRVRQFDKILAIAENYESVYCSVGTHPNNAHEELDITADDLERLSAHPKVVAIGEAGLDYHYDYAPPAAQRQGFLTHIEASRRTQLPLVIHARSADDDMAEILQHETAKGPFPFILHCFSSGRALAEKGIALGGYISFSGILTFKNSPEIREIASIVPHERLLVETDAPFLAPLPHRGKRNEPSFVPHTARVLAETIGVGADDIARITSDNVFRLFSKMPRPSGDTAN
- the metG gene encoding methionine--tRNA ligase — encoded protein: MSREKYYITTPIFYPNGKPHIGHAYTAIATDAMARFQRLLDKDVFFLSGTDEHGLKMQQTAEKEGVTPIALADKNSDVFRSMLEALGCSNDQFIRTTEERHHKACQAIWKAMEANGDIYLDSYAGWYSVRQEAYFDESETTLGDDGVRREPLGSPVEWNEEESYFFRLSAYQDKLLALYENDPGFVMPSERRNEIMSFVKSGLRDLSISRTTFDWGVKVPGNEKHVMYVWVDALTNYITAAGYPDTSSEQWDFWPANAHIIGKDIVRFHAVYWPAFLMSAGLPLPKRVFAHGFLFNRGEKMSKSVGNVIDPFELAERYGLDQLRYFFLREVPFGQDGSYSHEAIVNRTNADLANDLGNLAQRSLSMIAKNCEGKVPEPGAFTAEDKAILDQGMQALETACKAMDDQALHQALGAIFAVVAEANRYFAGQEPWALRKTDFERMGTVLYVTAEVIRRVAIMVQPFIPQSAQKLLDILAIPADKRLFADVTASPLAGGTQLPAPQPIFPRYVETEEQN